A section of the Streptomyces sp. NBC_00178 genome encodes:
- a CDS encoding penicillin-binding transpeptidase domain-containing protein, with translation MRSGAKVAVIGGVFVLVSGGLGYGVYSVVLGGGGIGTASASSEVKTGPPGQEEIRATAKDFLAAWASGDGAAASLLTNNEAASEPLLTGFAEDAHVTKAVITPGPPVGAKVPYTVKATVSYDGKTKPWSYASELTVVRGLTTGKALVDWKPTVIHPQLTEGATLKTGESETAAIEAVDHNGKVLDKETYPSLGPILDTLREKYGDSTGGSPGIETWIEPEGGSAANTTLLTLAEGKPGKLQTTLDAGAQAAAEKAVKKFSQASVVAVRPSTGSIRAVANNPATGFNAAMQGTQAPGSTLKIVTAAMLLEKGLVSANRPTECPKEALYQGRTFHNLKYFELPASTNFTTSFARSCNTAFIKLIDDTKDDAALPKEARDVFGIGLDWKTGIASFDGKVPDETGGEAAAQYIGQGTVQMNALNIASITATARTGTFHQPVIVPQSVDDRQIATASRSLPQNVTRQLNDMMRATASWGTGQAAMASVGGDKGAKTGSAEVDGQGTSNSWFTGFSNDLAAAAVVQSGGHGGDAAGPVVASVLRAGS, from the coding sequence ATGCGCAGTGGAGCGAAAGTCGCCGTCATCGGCGGGGTGTTCGTGCTCGTGAGCGGAGGGCTCGGCTACGGCGTGTACAGCGTGGTCCTGGGCGGCGGGGGCATCGGGACCGCTTCCGCGTCGTCCGAGGTCAAGACCGGCCCCCCGGGGCAGGAAGAGATACGGGCGACCGCCAAGGACTTCCTCGCGGCGTGGGCGTCCGGCGACGGGGCCGCCGCCTCGCTGCTCACGAACAACGAGGCCGCCTCCGAGCCGCTCCTGACCGGCTTCGCCGAGGACGCCCACGTCACGAAGGCCGTCATCACACCCGGCCCGCCCGTCGGCGCGAAGGTGCCGTACACGGTGAAGGCGACGGTGTCCTACGACGGGAAGACCAAGCCCTGGTCGTACGCCTCCGAACTGACCGTGGTGCGGGGGCTGACCACCGGCAAGGCGCTCGTCGACTGGAAGCCCACGGTGATCCATCCGCAGCTCACCGAGGGCGCGACCCTGAAGACGGGCGAGTCGGAGACCGCGGCGATCGAGGCGGTGGACCACAACGGCAAGGTGCTGGACAAGGAGACGTACCCGTCGCTCGGGCCGATCCTGGACACCCTGCGTGAGAAGTACGGCGACAGCACCGGGGGTTCCCCGGGCATCGAGACCTGGATCGAGCCCGAGGGCGGGTCCGCGGCGAACACCACGCTCCTGACGCTCGCCGAGGGGAAGCCGGGCAAGCTGCAGACCACGCTCGACGCCGGCGCCCAGGCCGCGGCGGAGAAGGCGGTCAAGAAGTTCAGCCAGGCCTCCGTGGTCGCCGTGCGGCCCTCGACGGGCTCGATCCGCGCGGTCGCCAACAACCCGGCGACCGGCTTCAACGCCGCGATGCAGGGCACCCAGGCGCCCGGCTCGACGCTGAAGATCGTCACCGCCGCGATGCTCCTGGAGAAGGGTCTCGTCTCGGCGAACCGGCCGACGGAGTGCCCCAAGGAAGCGCTGTACCAGGGCCGCACCTTCCACAACCTGAAGTACTTCGAGCTTCCCGCCTCCACCAACTTCACCACCAGCTTCGCCCGTTCCTGCAACACCGCCTTCATCAAGCTGATCGACGACACCAAGGATGACGCGGCCCTCCCCAAGGAGGCCCGGGACGTCTTCGGGATCGGGCTGGACTGGAAGACGGGCATCGCCTCCTTCGACGGCAAGGTGCCGGACGAGACCGGCGGTGAGGCCGCGGCCCAGTACATCGGCCAGGGCACCGTCCAGATGAACGCGCTCAACATCGCGTCCATCACCGCCACCGCCCGCACCGGCACCTTCCACCAGCCGGTGATCGTCCCGCAGTCCGTGGACGACCGGCAGATCGCCACCGCGTCCCGTTCGCTGCCGCAGAACGTCACCCGGCAGCTGAACGACATGATGCGGGCCACCGCGTCCTGGGGCACCGGCCAGGCGGCCATGGCCTCCGTGGGCGGCGACAAGGGCGCCAAGACGGGATCGGCGGAGGTCGACGGACAGGGCACGTCCAACAGCTGGTTCACCGGCTTCAGCAACGACCTCGCCGCCGCCGCGGTCGTCCAGTCCGGCGGTCACGGCGGTGACGCCGCAGGCCCCGTCGTCGCCTCCGTGCTGCGCGCCGGGTCGTAG
- a CDS encoding YbaK/EbsC family protein, with amino-acid sequence MSTPDPTPATTSTLAHPLFADALRELGLDVEVRRFPEATRTAAEAADAVGCELSQIVKSLIFEADGVPVLVLMDGSSRVDVELVRAELGAGKVERARAALVRETTGYAIGGVPPFGHRTKTRVLADRGLLGHPAVWAAAGTPHTVFRLDPATLVELAGGSLVDVRERTA; translated from the coding sequence ATGAGCACTCCCGACCCGACCCCGGCGACCACCTCGACCCTCGCCCACCCCCTGTTCGCCGATGCCCTGCGGGAACTCGGCCTCGACGTGGAGGTGCGCCGCTTCCCCGAAGCCACGCGCACCGCGGCCGAGGCCGCCGACGCCGTGGGCTGCGAGCTCAGCCAGATCGTCAAGTCCCTGATCTTCGAGGCGGACGGCGTTCCCGTCCTGGTGCTGATGGACGGCTCCTCGCGGGTGGACGTGGAGCTCGTGCGGGCCGAGCTGGGGGCCGGAAAGGTCGAGCGGGCCCGCGCCGCCCTCGTCCGGGAGACCACCGGCTACGCGATCGGCGGCGTACCGCCCTTCGGCCACCGCACGAAGACCCGCGTGCTGGCCGACCGGGGGCTGCTGGGCCACCCGGCGGTGTGGGCGGCGGCGGGCACCCCGCACACCGTCTTCCGGCTCGACCCCGCCACCCTGGTCGAACTGGCGGGCGGCTCCCTGGTGGACGTGCGCGAGCGGACCGCGTGA
- a CDS encoding DMT family transporter has product MTPWVAAAVLAAAITHASWNAIAHAIRDQLLSFTLISGGGALIGAVLVCFAPLPAAAAWPYLLVSAGLHVAYMLLLMRSFTLGDFGQMYPIARGTAPLVVTVLAAVFVGERPDGWATAGVAVASAGLVGLALWGIRGSGSRPHWPAVLAALATGLAIAGYTTVDGVGVRASGTPIGYIGWLMIAEGVAIPVYAALRRRSELLPSLRPFVARGLLGAALSVAAYGLVLWAQTKAPLAPIAALRESSIIVGAAIGTLFFKEKFGGPRIAAAGLMVVGIGLMLHTS; this is encoded by the coding sequence GTGACCCCCTGGGTGGCGGCGGCGGTGCTGGCCGCCGCGATCACGCACGCGAGCTGGAACGCCATCGCCCATGCCATACGCGACCAGTTGCTCTCCTTCACCCTGATCTCCGGCGGCGGCGCGCTGATCGGGGCCGTGCTGGTCTGCTTCGCACCGCTGCCCGCCGCAGCCGCCTGGCCGTACCTGCTCGTCTCCGCCGGTCTGCACGTGGCGTACATGCTGCTGCTGATGCGCTCGTTCACCCTGGGCGACTTCGGCCAGATGTACCCGATCGCCCGGGGCACTGCCCCGCTGGTCGTGACGGTGCTCGCGGCCGTGTTCGTCGGCGAACGTCCCGACGGCTGGGCGACGGCGGGCGTGGCGGTGGCCTCGGCGGGGCTCGTGGGGCTGGCGCTGTGGGGGATCCGCGGATCCGGCAGCCGCCCCCACTGGCCCGCCGTCCTTGCGGCCCTCGCCACCGGTCTGGCCATCGCGGGCTACACGACGGTCGACGGGGTCGGGGTGCGCGCGTCGGGGACACCGATCGGCTACATCGGCTGGCTCATGATCGCCGAGGGCGTGGCCATCCCGGTGTACGCCGCTCTGCGCCGGCGGAGCGAACTCCTGCCGAGCCTGCGGCCGTTCGTGGCGCGCGGACTGCTGGGCGCGGCGCTCTCGGTCGCCGCGTACGGGCTCGTCCTGTGGGCGCAGACGAAGGCACCGCTCGCCCCGATCGCCGCGCTCCGCGAGTCCTCGATCATCGTGGGTGCCGCGATAGGGACGCTGTTCTTCAAGGAGAAGTTCGGCGGCCCCCGGATCGCGGCGGCCGGACTGATGGTGGTCGGCATCGGGCTGATGCTCCACACGAGTTGA
- a CDS encoding GNAT family N-acetyltransferase, with protein sequence MIDHGFTDRTGRGVTLREVTDGNWRAVADVAPLDTQRDFAPALAARYLLLSSREDTWHSFAVYAGELALGHVMWARDEDGSYWIGGVLVDGPEQGTGIGCAAARTLAAWLAGRDGCEVIRLSYDPANTAAAALWTSLGYLPTDAVEDDEVVVELAASAAVSAAASG encoded by the coding sequence ATGATCGACCACGGCTTCACCGACCGGACCGGACGGGGCGTCACCCTGCGCGAGGTGACCGACGGCAACTGGCGCGCGGTCGCCGACGTCGCCCCGCTCGACACCCAGAGGGACTTCGCCCCCGCCCTCGCCGCCCGCTACCTGCTCCTCAGCTCACGCGAGGACACCTGGCACTCCTTCGCCGTGTACGCCGGTGAACTCGCGCTGGGCCACGTCATGTGGGCGCGGGACGAGGACGGCTCGTACTGGATCGGCGGCGTGCTGGTCGACGGCCCCGAGCAGGGCACGGGCATCGGATGCGCCGCCGCGCGCACGCTCGCCGCGTGGCTGGCGGGCCGGGACGGCTGCGAGGTCATCCGGCTGTCGTACGACCCGGCCAACACGGCTGCGGCGGCGCTCTGGACGTCGCTCGGCTACCTGCCGACGGACGCCGTCGAGGACGACGAGGTGGTCGTGGAACTGGCCGCCTCTGCTGCCGTGTCCGCCGCCGCATCCGGGTGA
- a CDS encoding SDR family NAD(P)-dependent oxidoreductase, giving the protein MTPPRFHGYAALLTGAGQGIGAATARRLASEGAAVLVTDLDADRAARTADGIREAGGTAESLACDVGDRTAVEAAVAHAVAAFGRLDVLVNNAYANHDDAALFEDEDDASWNHTLDITLSGPYRCSRAALPHLVSSGRGAIVTIGSVNGEQDFGGHAYSAAKAGLASLTRTLAGHAGPRGVRVNLVAPGTVRTDAWAGRDAELKRASALYPLGRIGEPDDIASAVAFLASRDAAWITGTTLRVDGGLLGVNTGFRKAMTGEE; this is encoded by the coding sequence ATGACACCACCACGCTTCCACGGGTACGCCGCTCTCCTCACCGGCGCGGGACAGGGCATCGGAGCCGCCACCGCACGCCGGCTCGCCTCCGAGGGCGCGGCCGTCCTGGTCACCGACCTGGACGCGGACCGCGCCGCACGCACGGCGGACGGGATACGCGAGGCGGGCGGCACCGCCGAATCCCTGGCCTGCGACGTCGGCGACCGCACGGCGGTCGAGGCCGCCGTCGCGCACGCGGTCGCCGCCTTCGGCCGGCTCGACGTCCTGGTCAACAACGCCTACGCCAACCACGACGACGCCGCGCTCTTCGAGGACGAGGACGACGCGTCCTGGAACCACACCCTCGACATCACCCTCAGCGGCCCCTACCGCTGCTCCCGTGCGGCGCTGCCGCACCTGGTCTCGTCCGGCCGCGGGGCGATCGTCACCATCGGCTCCGTCAACGGCGAGCAGGACTTCGGCGGTCACGCCTACAGCGCGGCCAAGGCGGGCCTGGCGAGCCTGACCCGCACCCTCGCGGGCCACGCGGGACCGCGGGGCGTCCGCGTCAACCTCGTCGCGCCGGGGACGGTCCGTACCGACGCCTGGGCGGGCCGCGACGCCGAACTGAAGCGGGCCTCCGCGCTCTACCCGCTCGGACGGATCGGCGAGCCGGACGACATCGCGTCCGCCGTCGCCTTCCTCGCCTCCCGGGACGCGGCGTGGATCACCGGAACGACGCTCCGCGTCGACGGCGGCCTCCTCGGCGTCAACACGGGCTTCCGCAAGGCGATGACGGGCGAGGAGTAA